A DNA window from Mesorhizobium sp. C432A contains the following coding sequences:
- a CDS encoding ABC-F family ATP-binding cassette domain-containing protein, translating into MALISLKSLGVTMSAPLFSSLDLTIGAGDRLGIVAANGRGKSTLLKCLTGALEPTSGDISRTRGLRVGHVEQSVPPALLSRTFHQVVADALPAEQADSEMWRVDVVLDSLDVPEPMRERPMQALSGGWQRLALIARVWVTDPDVLLLDEPTNHLDLAKISQLESWLNALPREVPVVIASHDRAFLDAVTNRTLFLRPEDSPVFALPYSRARQALDDLDASTARRFERDMKVAQQLRKQAAKLNNIGINSGSDLLTVKTKQLRERAEKLEDAAVSAHREKSAGAIRLANRGTHAKVLITLDDAAVETPDGTLLFKTGKRHICQGDRIVLLGRNGVGKSRFVDLIRNAIAEPDTVPNVKVTPSTVLGYSDQALAGISGDDTPLALVSHRYDVGEQRARSLLAGAGVVIEMQEKKIGVLSGGQKARLMMLALRLTHPNFYLLDEPTNHLDIDGQEALEEELLKHQASCVLASHDRSFIRAVGNRFWLVDKRKLTEVEDPEDFFRSVAETVG; encoded by the coding sequence ATGGCCCTGATCAGCCTCAAATCCCTCGGCGTCACCATGAGTGCGCCGCTGTTTTCCAGCCTCGACCTCACCATCGGCGCCGGCGACCGGCTCGGCATCGTCGCCGCCAATGGCCGTGGCAAGTCGACCTTGCTTAAATGCCTGACCGGCGCGCTGGAGCCGACCTCGGGCGACATTTCTCGCACGCGCGGCCTGCGTGTCGGCCATGTCGAGCAGTCGGTTCCACCTGCCCTTCTTAGCCGCACCTTCCATCAGGTGGTGGCCGATGCCTTGCCGGCCGAGCAGGCCGACAGCGAGATGTGGCGCGTCGATGTGGTGCTGGATTCGCTCGACGTGCCCGAGCCGATGCGCGAACGGCCGATGCAGGCGCTGAGCGGCGGATGGCAGCGGCTGGCGCTGATCGCCCGCGTCTGGGTCACCGATCCGGATGTGCTTTTGCTCGACGAGCCGACCAACCATCTCGACCTCGCCAAGATCAGCCAGCTGGAAAGCTGGCTGAACGCCCTGCCGCGCGAGGTGCCGGTGGTCATCGCCAGTCACGACCGCGCCTTTCTCGACGCTGTCACCAACCGCACGCTGTTCTTGCGCCCGGAGGACTCGCCGGTGTTTGCACTGCCCTATTCCAGGGCGAGGCAAGCGCTCGACGACCTGGACGCTTCGACGGCGCGCCGGTTCGAGCGCGACATGAAGGTGGCGCAGCAACTGCGCAAGCAGGCCGCCAAGCTCAACAACATCGGCATCAATTCCGGCAGCGACCTTTTGACGGTGAAGACCAAGCAACTCAGGGAACGGGCGGAGAAGCTGGAAGACGCCGCGGTATCGGCGCATCGCGAGAAATCAGCCGGCGCGATCCGGCTGGCCAACCGCGGCACCCATGCCAAGGTGCTGATTACGCTGGATGACGCCGCAGTGGAAACGCCGGACGGCACGCTGCTGTTCAAGACCGGCAAGCGCCACATCTGCCAGGGCGACCGCATCGTGCTGCTCGGCCGCAACGGCGTCGGCAAGTCGCGTTTCGTCGATCTGATCCGCAACGCCATCGCCGAGCCGGACACGGTGCCGAACGTCAAGGTGACGCCGTCGACGGTGCTTGGCTACAGCGACCAGGCGCTGGCCGGCATCAGTGGCGACGACACGCCGCTGGCCCTGGTCTCGCACCGCTACGATGTCGGCGAGCAACGCGCCCGCTCGCTGCTTGCCGGCGCTGGCGTGGTCATTGAGATGCAGGAGAAAAAGATCGGTGTGCTGTCCGGCGGCCAGAAGGCGCGGCTGATGATGCTGGCGCTCAGGCTCACCCACCCCAACTTCTACCTGCTGGACGAGCCGACCAACCATCTCGACATTGACGGCCAGGAAGCGCTGGAGGAGGAACTGCTCAAGCACCAGGCGAGCTGTGTGCTCG
- the uvrB gene encoding excinuclease ABC subunit UvrB gives MAKLPEKKTPSPAGDNSASPPKRRSPLTDFLDASEPLHKGGFAEAPQADFTGTPLSGSIADWAEQIEQEAEKEGRLTGKGDGRSPKSAKKIPERSAAPGRSSRGTSMGGAATARERTAAGLNPVAGLDISLEDAETMASGSVTATVAALSALIESGNPLHKDGVLWTPHRPARPEKSEGGIAIKMVSDFEPAGDQPTAIKDLVEGVDNNDRTQVLLGVTGSGKTFTMAKVIEQTQRPALILAPNKTLAAQLYSEFKKFFPDNAVEYFVSYYDYYQPEAYVPRTDTFIEKESSINEQIDRMRHSATRSLLERDDVIIVASVSCIYGIGSVETYTAMTFQMQIGDRLDQRALLADLVAQQYKRQDINFVRGSFRVRGDTIEIFPAHLEDRAWRISMFGDEIEAITEFDPLTGQKTGELKSVKIYANSHYVTPRPTLNQAIKSIKEELKHRLVELERAGRLLEAQRLEQRCRFDLEMLEATGSCAGIENYSRYLTGRQPGDPPPTLFEYIPDNALVFIDESHVTVPQIGGMYRGDFRRKATLAEYGFRLPSCMDNRPLRFEEWDAMRPLSVAVSATPGAWEMEQAGGVFAEQVIRPTGLIDPPVEVRPAKSQVDDVVGEIRDTTAAGYRTLVTVLTKRMAEDLTEYLHEQGVRVRYMHSDIDTLERIEILRDLRLGAFDVLVGINLLREGLDIPECGFVAILDADKEGFLRSETSLIQTIGRAARNVDGKVILYADQVTGSMERAMAETNRRREKQMEWNAANGITPESVKSRISDILDSVYEKDHVRADISQFTDGAGAMMGNNLKAHLDAMEKQMRDAAANLDFEKAARIRDEIKRLREMELSISEDPLAKYADMESPVSGREKGKHNKGVAKHRTAEEQERFRKFDEARAAEEAARAARSNLFRKPALDEMGADGAVPVKKPLFAKPSIDDMGPGTDMPTPAGAVSRSLFKKQSAEEAHGSDFGIPGDATKPLFKKNSLDEMTVRRTEKPVEGKVPAKPQPISPRVGEMPGRAEGGAKERDAKPIIRQRAGIGSYEDPADARREKRRPGKTGRPGK, from the coding sequence ATGGCCAAACTTCCCGAGAAAAAGACACCGTCTCCGGCGGGTGACAACAGCGCTTCGCCGCCCAAGCGGCGCAGCCCGCTGACCGATTTCCTCGATGCCTCGGAGCCCCTGCACAAGGGCGGCTTCGCCGAAGCGCCGCAAGCCGATTTCACCGGCACGCCGCTGAGCGGCTCGATTGCCGACTGGGCAGAGCAGATAGAGCAGGAGGCCGAGAAGGAAGGGCGTCTCACCGGTAAGGGCGATGGTAGATCGCCAAAGTCCGCGAAAAAGATCCCGGAGCGGTCCGCTGCGCCCGGCCGCAGTTCGCGCGGCACCTCGATGGGCGGCGCGGCCACGGCCCGCGAACGCACCGCAGCCGGCCTCAATCCGGTCGCCGGCCTCGACATCTCGCTGGAAGACGCCGAGACCATGGCCTCGGGCAGCGTCACCGCCACGGTCGCGGCGCTGTCGGCGCTGATCGAATCCGGCAACCCCTTGCACAAGGACGGCGTGCTGTGGACGCCGCACCGCCCTGCCCGCCCGGAAAAATCCGAAGGCGGCATCGCCATCAAGATGGTGTCGGATTTCGAGCCGGCCGGCGACCAGCCGACCGCCATCAAGGATCTTGTCGAGGGCGTCGACAACAATGATCGCACTCAGGTGCTGCTCGGCGTCACCGGCTCCGGCAAAACCTTCACCATGGCCAAGGTGATCGAGCAGACGCAGCGCCCTGCTTTGATCCTGGCGCCCAACAAAACGCTGGCCGCGCAGCTCTATTCCGAGTTCAAGAAATTCTTCCCAGACAATGCGGTGGAGTATTTCGTCTCCTATTACGACTACTACCAACCGGAAGCCTACGTTCCGCGCACCGACACTTTCATCGAGAAGGAATCCTCGATCAACGAGCAGATCGACCGCATGCGCCATTCGGCGACGCGTTCGCTGCTCGAGCGCGACGACGTCATCATCGTCGCCTCGGTGTCCTGCATCTACGGTATCGGCTCGGTCGAGACCTACACGGCGATGACCTTCCAGATGCAGATCGGCGATCGGCTCGACCAGCGGGCGCTGCTCGCCGACCTCGTCGCCCAGCAGTACAAGCGCCAGGACATCAATTTCGTGCGCGGCTCGTTCCGCGTGCGCGGCGACACGATCGAAATCTTCCCGGCCCACCTTGAGGACCGCGCCTGGCGCATCTCGATGTTCGGCGACGAGATCGAGGCGATCACCGAATTCGATCCGCTCACCGGCCAGAAGACCGGCGAGCTGAAGAGCGTCAAGATCTACGCCAACTCGCACTATGTGACGCCGCGTCCAACGCTCAACCAGGCGATCAAGTCGATCAAGGAGGAGCTCAAGCACCGGCTGGTCGAGCTCGAGCGCGCCGGCCGCCTGCTGGAGGCACAGCGGCTCGAACAGCGCTGCCGCTTCGATCTTGAGATGCTGGAAGCCACCGGCTCCTGCGCCGGCATCGAGAACTATTCGCGCTATCTCACGGGACGCCAGCCGGGCGATCCGCCGCCGACTTTGTTCGAATATATCCCCGACAATGCGCTGGTCTTCATCGACGAAAGCCACGTTACCGTGCCGCAGATCGGCGGCATGTATCGTGGCGACTTTCGGCGCAAGGCGACACTGGCGGAGTATGGTTTTCGCCTGCCCTCCTGCATGGATAATCGCCCGTTGCGCTTCGAGGAATGGGACGCCATGCGTCCGCTCTCCGTCGCGGTTTCTGCGACACCCGGCGCCTGGGAGATGGAACAGGCCGGCGGCGTGTTCGCCGAGCAGGTCATCCGCCCGACCGGCCTGATCGATCCGCCGGTCGAAGTCCGCCCGGCGAAAAGCCAGGTCGACGATGTCGTCGGCGAAATCCGCGACACCACGGCCGCCGGCTACCGCACGCTGGTCACCGTTTTGACCAAGCGCATGGCCGAAGACCTGACCGAATATTTGCATGAGCAAGGCGTGCGCGTTCGCTACATGCACTCCGACATCGACACGCTGGAGCGCATCGAGATTCTGCGCGATCTCCGCCTCGGCGCTTTCGACGTGCTGGTCGGCATCAACCTGCTGCGCGAAGGCCTCGACATTCCCGAATGCGGTTTCGTCGCCATCCTCGACGCCGACAAGGAGGGCTTCCTGCGCTCCGAGACGTCGCTGATCCAGACCATCGGTCGCGCCGCCCGCAACGTCGACGGCAAGGTCATCCTCTATGCCGACCAGGTCACCGGCTCGATGGAGCGGGCGATGGCCGAGACCAACCGCCGCCGCGAAAAGCAGATGGAATGGAACGCGGCCAACGGCATCACCCCGGAATCGGTGAAGTCGCGCATCTCCGACATTCTGGACTCGGTCTACGAGAAGGACCATGTCCGCGCCGATATCTCGCAGTTCACCGACGGCGCCGGTGCGATGATGGGCAACAATCTCAAGGCTCATCTCGACGCCATGGAAAAGCAGATGCGCGACGCCGCCGCCAATCTCGACTTCGAGAAGGCCGCCCGCATCCGTGACGAGATCAAGCGGCTGCGCGAGATGGAACTGTCCATCTCGGAAGACCCGCTGGCCAAATATGCCGACATGGAAAGCCCGGTTTCGGGCCGCGAGAAGGGCAAGCACAACAAGGGCGTGGCCAAGCACCGTACGGCTGAGGAACAGGAGCGGTTCCGCAAGTTCGATGAGGCACGTGCCGCCGAAGAGGCGGCCAGGGCTGCCCGGTCCAACCTCTTTCGCAAGCCGGCGCTCGACGAAATGGGCGCCGACGGCGCCGTGCCGGTAAAGAAGCCACTGTTCGCCAAGCCCTCGATCGACGACATGGGCCCAGGCACCGACATGCCGACACCGGCCGGAGCGGTATCGCGCTCGCTGTTCAAGAAACAGTCGGCCGAAGAGGCGCACGGCTCCGACTTCGGCATTCCGGGCGATGCCACCAAGCCGCTGTTCAAGAAAAACTCGCTGGACGAGATGACCGTGCGGCGCACGGAAAAGCCGGTCGAAGGAAAAGTGCCGGCCAAGCCCCAGCCAATCTCCCCCCGAGTGGGGGAGATGCCCGGCAGGGCAGAGGGGGGCGCGAAGGAACGCGACGCCAAGCCAATCATTCGCCAGCGCGCCGGCATCGGCTCCTACGAAGACCCCGCCGACGCCCGCCGCGAAAAGCGTCGGCCGGGAAAGACGGGACGGCCGGGGAAGTAG